In a single window of the Larimichthys crocea isolate SSNF chromosome XVII, L_crocea_2.0, whole genome shotgun sequence genome:
- the ddx49 gene encoding putative ATP-dependent RNA helicase DDX49: protein MADFPSLGLSDWLVKQCKQLGINKPTPVQENCMPAILQGRDCMGCAKTGSGKTAAFVLPVLQKLSEDPYGIFCLVLTPTRELAYQIAEQFRVLGKPLGLKDCIIVGGMDMVSQALELSNQPHVVVATPGRLADHIRSSNTFSMSKIQFLIMDEADRLLEQGCTDFTKDLETIMGILPAKRQTLLFSATLTDTLQELKNIAMNQPFFWESKSETRTVEELDQRYILTPEKVKDAYLVHLIQTFTDEHDDWSIIIFTNTCKNCQILTMMLREFNFPTISLHSMMKQKQRFANLAKFKASVFKILIATDVAARGLDIPTVQVVINHNTPGLPKIYIHRVGRTARAGRNGVSITLVTQYDIHLVHSIEEQIQTKLKEYPVVEKDVLKILTQVNVTRRECEIKLESTDFDEKKEINKRKQLILEGKDPDLEAKRKAELEKIRSQKKKFKQRIQEDIQRQKHGQLKKKLRKRKQLKKKKAAQATV, encoded by the exons ATGGCTGACTTTCCTTCGCTGGGTCTGTCAGACTGGCTGGTTAAACAGTGCAAACAGCTGGGCATCAACAAACCCACGCCTGTGCAGGAGAACTGCATGCCGGCGATACTGCAAG GTCGGGACTGTATGGGCTGTGCTAAGACAGGAAGTGGGAAGACGGCAGCGTTTGTGCTGCCAGTGCTGCAGAAACTGTCAGAGGACCCGTACGGCATCTTCTGCTTGGTGCTCACTCCAACCAG GGAGCTGGCCTATCAGATCGCAGAGCAGTTTCGAGTCCTGGGGAAGCCTCTGGGTCTGAAAGACTGCATCATTGTCGGTGGAATGG ACATGGTAAGCCAGGCCCTGGAGCTGTCCAACCAACCACATGTGGTCGTAGCGACGCCGGGACGGCTGGCTGATCACATCCGCAGCTCCAACACCTTCAGCATGAGTAAGATCCAGTTTCTG attaTGGATGAGGCGGACCGGCTGCTGGAGCAGGGTTGCACTGACTTCACCAAAGACCTGGAGACCATCATGGGGATTTTACCGGCTAAGCGGCAGACGCTGCTGTTTAGCGCCACACTCACGGACACCCTACAGGAGTTGAAGAACATTGCCATGAACCAACCTTTCTTTTGGGAGAGCAAGTCAGA GACACGAACGGTGGAGGAGCTGGACCAGAGATACATCCTCACTCCAGAGAAGGTGAAGGACGCTTACCTGGTCCACCTGATCCAGACGTTTACTGACGAGCATGACGACTGGTCTATCATCATCTTCACTAACACATGCAA GAACTGCCAAATTCTCACCATGATGCTGCGTGAATTTAACTTTCCAACCATCTCTCTGCACTCCATGATGAAACAG AAACAACGATTTGCAAACCTCGCCAAGTTCAAGGCCAGCGTCTTCAAAATCCTGATTGCAACAGATGTGGCTGCCAG AGGTTTGGATATTCCAACTGTCCAGGTCGTCATCAACCACAACACCCCTGGCCTTCCCAAGATCTACATTCACAGAGTCGGACGAACTGCAAGAGCAG ggAGGAACGGCGTGTCCATCACTCTGGTGACACAGTACGACATCCACCTGGTCCACTCCATCGAGGAGCAGATTC AGACGAAGCTGAAGGAATATCCTGTGGTGGAGAAAGACGTCCTGAAGATCCTCACCCAGGTCAACGTGACCAGACGGGAGTGTGAAATA AAACTGGAGTCGACAGACTTTGATGAGAAAAAGGAGATCAAcaagaggaaacagctgatcttGGAGGGGAAG GATCCAGATCTGGAGGCTAAGAGGAAGGCTGAGCTGGAGAAGATCAGGAGCCAGAAGAAGAAGTTCAAACAGAGAATCCAGGAGGAcattcagagacagaaacacggacagctgaaaaagaaactgaggaagaggaaacagttgaaaaagaaaaaggcggCACAGGCAACAGTGTGA